taattcataattatagAATCTTTACATTGTCAAATGTATTCCAATTATATTCTTTATTATATACATGCAATTTCTGTGACTCCAATACAAAGAGCAAAAGCCTGCAACAATTGAACTTGCTACTAAATATCTATACTCTACACTCCTTATAATTACAACTAACATGTAATAAACCCTTACGACCCCTTATTCGGCTTTAAATAAAGACCAgcaaagcaaaaacaaaactgaagaaaataaaaactctaacacaacaatcattttttaaaaacattactcATGGACTTATttacaaacaaattaattaaaagcatTAGAGATATCCAAAAGCAAAATaactatattttgaatataCTCCTTAGTTTTCTTCAAACTTGCTCGGGGCTTTTCATCGTCCAAATAGTAGAAAGTGGTTTACCCCTTGTCCAATTCCTCAGCCTAAGAAGCACATAGACAACCATTCCACACAAAAAGCCAAGAGCTGCACTTGATCCCACGAGTGAAACTGCAGTGATAACAAGAGTCACAAAGGAatcttcctttgtgttcatgTCCCTAGCACACATGGCTAGTTCAATTCCAGCAAACAAAAGCAACACCCCTAAGATCCCCACAGGAAACTGCTTCAAAATGTGTGCCAAAGAAGTTCCCAACACCAAACCCAACACCAATTTGGCAACACCAAGAAGTGCCACACACCCACCACTCCTTCCACCAAATTTGTATTGCCCCGCAAGTCCACCAGCACCATGGCAACTCGGCATAGCACCAAACCAACTACCAATCAAGTTCATCAATCCCACTGTCACTGACAACGAAGTGGCTGAGAAATCCTTCCCTGGGAACAAATCTGATGACAACTTGCAAACAGCCACCACAGAGTTCAAAATCGACAATGGAAGTTGAGGGATTGCACCCTTCACAAAACCCTTTTTCCATGCATGCTTAGAGAACTTCACTACTTCTATTGAGGAAGGTCCAAACTTTATTTCATGCACCACCTCATGCCTTCTTATGAAGGCCAAAACAACCCCCAACACAAACACCATGAAAGCAGAAGGTAGTGAGAAAATAACCTTCCTCACCCTGCTTGTCCTGCTTCTTGCAACAACCTCATTATTCCTCTTTTGACCACCCAAAtcatcatcaccaccaccactttCCACAACATCACAACACCCTCTACTCTTCTCCCCAGCCCCATTCACAACCACAATGAAACACAAACAAACAATGGCCAAAACCAACCCATCAAGCCCAAACCAATGCCTCTCCCCCAAAGATTTAGACTTTGGCAAGTCCTGAATTTTCCTCACATACTTAACAGCTGTCAAGGCAAATGACAAACCTTGTGCTAGTTGAATTCCCCTCACAACACAGAGAGGAATGAGCATGTAAACAAGCTGCATCAACCCTGTCACCCCCAAAACAAACAACACGCCGCCGGTTAATATACCGGCGGTCATGATCTCGGGCACACCGAAATCAGTGTCCGATAAGGCCTGGGCCGCAATGGACTTCATCGGCTGGACCGGCATAGGGACCCCATAGATGACACCAGTGATGATATTGTACACACCGGTAAATATCAGCGTGGTGCCAAGGTTGAGGTCCCTAGCAAGGGTCAAGGCCAAAACAATTGGTACATAAGTGCCAAGGTCACCCATGGCGCCATTGAGCTCACCccattttgagtgaaaaaccaagttgttttttattttttccaccaCTCCTTTGGCTGAAAATCCATTGGCTAGTGGGGTGGTGGTTGAAGGAGTATGAGTAGGAGTGATTTCCGGTGCTTCAGGATCTGAGATTGGAATTGAAGGAGGGTTTTGGTATGCCATGGAAAATGTTATGTGTTTGGTTTGAATCTCTCGAGcaataaattaagtaattaacaaACCTATTAATTAACTGTAAGAGAAGTGAATATGAATGTGATATGTGGGAATTGGTTGTTGATTCAATAGTGTGTTTGTTTTGTCAGTGAAAATGTGGTAGCACAAAATACGAGGCACATCCACCGCAGAAGTAAGAAAGAATTTGCTTCTCCAACCTCAATTTAAAGTTGTCTTACCGACAATTCAGACACACTCCTCGTAGGGAtttgaaaaatcaatgttaGGACAACTTGTCATCAATCATGCAAAGATAAAACGTACAAAACACTTCCCTTTCACAATCTACTGTTTGTTGATTTTATTAATACATGAACGTGAACATGTTTTCAGGATAACAAGTATTATATTACGGGTTAATAATTGTCGAATCTGtggattagaaaataaaaaaaggacaaGGTATTGACAAAGTGAATTTTATACATCTGAAACTCCTAGTTTTattactaaacaaaaatagcaaCAGGCAAGTCTACAATTGGTTGCCACAAGCATAGCTCTAGTTGTACAGCTAAGATATGGAAATAACATTAGAATTATTTGAGCCTCTTACcgaaaaacaagaagaaaaaaacaccaGGAATATTTcctacattaattatatatagacCATTAGTAAAGTTTGAGTTTAATTTCCAATTAATTTTTCACTAATCAAAGAGTATTATTAACCATTTTATagtgtaaattaaaatttattgagaaATTTATGCATAAAATATGTATGTATAATCACAAGTATATCCTACACAGTAACACTAATATCGTGGACCTAAATCTAGATTTCATATCAAAGACTAGTTGTACTTTTAGAaagtcaaaattattaaattttttaattttattttattttttaaaatcagaaaatttatatcatatatatatagttgaaagaaatattaagagaatattaaattattttatgatttttttgttctaaaagaaaacaagtaaatTATTGTAcgtaaaagaaaaatttgattGATATTAAAAGATTATGATTCActagtattaattttttcaactaTGTTTGTATGGAATTTTAATCCCAAGTTAAGTACTAATTCCTAAAATCACCTAAAATCTTTAGTCgaggaattaaaaatttattttagacaaCATTTTCATTAAAAGATAAAACCTTTAATATTTGTGTCATTCCATGAATAGacatatcttttcataaaagaaCATGTATTTTCATGAAAAATGTAACTTTTCATACATGCACCTTTTTAATGAATGGACacattttcatgaaaaaaaatataatataatctttcatttatttacaTATAGGAGGTAATATTCATCTAGATCTATGGCCAGAAAATTTGTTATGATatgtttaacatattttttaaataagattattatttttaatccctaaatgttacttttattttttatgttataaaatgAAGTTATTCAATGTTTTaatagctttttttttaaaaaaatactactatgtttttggttcaatttctctttttgaaaggaaaagtatatatatatatatatatatatatatatatatatatatatatgcttaaaCGTAGTATACCTTAACCTTATGTTTGAAAAAGAATCAAACTAATATCTTCTCTCTgcatataaaaactcttgtcaCATCACTACTGGAAAAATTGCGTTTAACGACGATGAAATAAGCACTTCAAAGATGGTGGAAGCTCGTCTTTAAAGTTGACGTCGTTGTTTATGCTGGAACCTTCAACGACGGCCGCAAAACACCGTTTTAAATGAAGTCCCGAAGCAAGTTGTTGGTTACGCAGCAACGATGAGGAGAAAATAAATGTCTACATCGGTCCTTTACCCAGCAACGTCGTAGAAATAGGTAGTTTCTAAGTCATTCCGACGATGCAACGACGTAGAAGACGCGTGCATCAACGTCGTTTTTGGAAAACAAACGACCTAAAAACGGCGTGCATCAACGTCGTTTCTGCACATCAAAACGACTTAAAAACAGTACGCATCAACGTCATTTTAGGGAAACAAACGACTTAAAAAGTGCACCAGGTAAGTACCGATGTAAATttctgtataattttttttatatataaatataattaagataactaattatatttagaagttattctttatatttatttatattaatattcttacatataaatataatattattaaatgataatttaaattaattatttatattttctaataataattacaatattattattagaaaatatagataattattattaaatataaataattagtttaaattatcatttaataatattatatttatatgtaagaatattaatataaataaatataaagaataacttctaaatataattagttattattaaaaattatgtataagctgataattataaaatgatataataatattaaattagataataagctgaaaattatgtatataatattaaattatattctattttaaattaaaaaataatgtataacctgaaaatttaaaaaattatataataatattaaattaatatttttgctgaaaattatgtatataatatttaatatatataaataatgtataagctgaaagtttaaaaattatataatattaaattaataaaactgaaaatttaaaaattatgtgacTTTGAATTGTTTACTAATTATCATAAGTACATATAATTTCTTTACTATATATGAcggttttagttaatttaatattatattatcaagcaacataataataaataaatgataaataatgattacgaagataatttaatattatttttttaagcaacttaattagaaaattaattcaGTATAagacataattatataatatgaaattaaCGAAAACCTTAATCATAggtgaaagaataaaaattattattctcaaCTAATTATgatatgtacatgtaattttttattatataattaagcatcatataaataaattaatattttatgaatgaGTACATATTAAGCAAGGAGGACTCACACTAGGAAAACAACCGAAGATGTCGAACAATGATGAGACCGCGTACTCCCCTGCATGACCAACTCTATTATGTACATCGACTAGCTTCTGGGAATAAATTAAAGCACCTTTTGTCTGTAAcctgaaagaaaataaatgtcgTTAGGATTCAAGATAGCTTTTCTACCAAGTATTAGTCATTCAAAACAGATTGACATATGAATAGTTTTGCATGAAAAGCATGGTTAGAGACAAGTAGTTGGCACATTGTCATGATTAAGTTGCCAAACCCAAATTGAAATTTAAGTACACAGGATTCACCATGTGTgaagatttcattttttattgaagaTAGATTCCATGTGTTGATACACAGGAACAACCTTAAACAACAGACCAACCAGTTACTTGGgctgtagaaaaaaaaatattattcacctgaAACCTGCTTAGTTGTgatattaagaatttaattcGAAAATTCAATCCTATTGTGGAAGAATATCTTAAACCACTGACTGCAGTCAAAGTTTAGAGAATGCTTGTGAAGTCATTATGGAAGAATATGTACAACACTTTTGtagttttcaaaaattaaaaacgaataaagtttttataattaagaaccAATACTAAaagattttcatatttttacttttagagACAAAAGTATATAATTAAAGTAAGAATCATTAATACACTCTGCACTGTTTGTAATAAATCAAACAAGACATGCTGTGATGGAGAAAATTAATTTGTCTGCCCAAGTACAAACGTGGGCAGATGCATGGAACTGAAACCATTACTAATTGATTGTATCATTGTACTAATGCCTACCCACATCTTgtcatgaattaattaattgctCGTCAAAAATGGAAACCAAAGATTAAGACTCAAATTATAGCTATACCAACCATGGCAGTTAGGGTACTTGCAGTTGTCATTATTACAGATAGCGCCACATCTCCACTAGCAAAACAAAAGGGTCATTAGATCACCTGGTCATCAATA
This region of Glycine soja cultivar W05 chromosome 17, ASM419377v2, whole genome shotgun sequence genomic DNA includes:
- the LOC114392456 gene encoding molybdate transporter 1-like, which codes for MAYQNPPSIPISDPEAPEITPTHTPSTTTPLANGFSAKGVVEKIKNNLVFHSKWGELNGAMGDLGTYVPIVLALTLARDLNLGTTLIFTGVYNIITGVIYGVPMPVQPMKSIAAQALSDTDFGVPEIMTAGILTGGVLFVLGVTGLMQLVYMLIPLCVVRGIQLAQGLSFALTAVKYVRKIQDLPKSKSLGERHWFGLDGLVLAIVCLCFIVVVNGAGEKSRGCCDVVESGGGDDDLGGQKRNNEVVARSRTSRVRKVIFSLPSAFMVFVLGVVLAFIRRHEVVHEIKFGPSSIEVVKFSKHAWKKGFVKGAIPQLPLSILNSVVAVCKLSSDLFPGKDFSATSLSVTVGLMNLIGSWFGAMPSCHGAGGLAGQYKFGGRSGGCVALLGVAKLVLGLVLGTSLAHILKQFPVGILGVLLLFAGIELAMCARDMNTKEDSFVTLVITAVSLVGSSAALGFLCGMVVYVLLRLRNWTRGKPLSTIWTMKSPEQV